TCAGTCTGCTTGGCGGTGGAGATAGTAATTGGCTCCTCTATGGGATAGTGGGCTTGCTCATAATTGCTATTTTGATAGCCCTTGCAAGGAGGTGATTTTGTGCCGTTTCATTTATTTTTGAGGAGGAAAAGAGAGAAGAATAAGGAAGAAAAGGAGGAAGAAAAGAAGGAGCGAAAAGGAGGCCGTAAGAAGGCTATTGCAAGCATTGCGATAATGCTAATGCTTCTTGTTAGTGTTTACGCTGAACCAGTAAGTGCTGGTTGGTTTGATGGTGTTAAGGAGAAGGTTGGCAATTTCGTTAACACGCTTAAAAACAACGTCTTGGGAGGTGGTGTGGGTGCTTTAGCTGGAGCTAAGGCCGGCGCCTCAATCGGGGCTTTAATTGGAGGGCCTATTGGAGCTGCCATTGGGGCTTTAATCGGTGGAATTGTAGGATACGTTGTGGGAGCCAATATTGAGCAGAAGATAAAGGATAAAGTGTGTAATTCAGCGCTTGGGAAGTTTTTGTGTACAAGCAAGACTGAAGAGGAAAAAGACTTTATGAGGTTTATTGATACTGGAAAGAATGTTACTTTAGCCAATTTTACCGATGATCATTATATTAGAAAGTCACTCGTCAGGAATCTCACAAGAGAGGCTGATGTGGCTGCATTCCAGGACTTACAACTCCTGGTCTCAAAATTGAGGAGTGGTATGATTAGTTATGACTTCCAAGCGAGTGGAGATAGTGGAGAATTTTCAGAGATTGAGCTGAGGGGTCCAGAAAAGATCTATGGCTTTAGTGCTTTTCCAATAGAACTTAGGTTAAAGCCAAGAGGAAATTCAGAAGTTAAAGATCCAGTCTGTATCACAAGCGTTAGGATTTATGTTAAGGACACAAATGGTAGCATTTATTGGACAAGGACGTGGAAGTTTGAGAAGGATAAAGAATGTCTCGAACCACCGACAAGTACTGTATGGACGTTTTCAACAATCCTTAAGGGGCCAGATCCATACTCAGGCTATATAGATTACATCTTGAACGGTCAGGCCAATGAGCAATTAATCAACGAAATATTTAGTGCCAAGCCTCAGGAATTCGAAATTGTAGCTGAGGTTTCTGGATACAGAAAAATATACTATGATGATGGGAGTGGAAACTGGACTTTTGACCATGATGAACCCATTCATGCAGTATTCACAAGTCTAAGCGCCTACAGGCATATTGGAGGTGGCACTTATGTAATTTCAGGATTTGCTGGAAGCTTACCAGTTTACTATCAAGACGCTCCAGAAGCAAGCGAATTTACAGCATTTCAAATGAAAGCTGCTGGAGCTTCATCAAATTTGGTTGCAAGGCTCTGGAGTTCACCGATACATATCCTAAGTGCAACTTCGCCTTACAGGGTATATATCCAAGGAAATCCTGGCTACTTCGGAGGGCTTGATCCAAAGATAATAGATGAGGCCAGGATTGTAGTATATAGGATAACAAAAGATGGACATTGGGAGCTCGCAGCGGCTCTTCCCCTAGATGGGGTTGCAAGTCTAGGTGACCTATCAACTGGAAAACTCTTACAAGGATCAGTCACATACCATGCTGATAACAACACAGTCTCATACAGGGCTTTTGTTGCAATTAAAGCGTTTGTAAGTAGAGATGACGGAGCAAATATCCCAATTTGGGTTCTTGTTGAACCAGCAATTGCTCCAGTAGATCCAACAAGAAAAGTCGTTATGGATAGGTACATAGAAGAAATAGGAGACCTAGTTGGAGATAAATCAATAACACTTGAGGAAGCACAAAGGCTCAAGGCGATCGGTGATAGCCTAATTAGCTCATTACAAAGTAAGATCGATGTTGCTCAGTATTGGAAAGAAAAAGGTGAAGCTGAGAACAAAGATTTAGTTGTAGAATACGCTTCTAAAGCAATTTACCACTACAAGGAAGCAATAAAATACGCTGAAAAGCTCAAGAGTGCTGATAATTCCCAAGATGTCCTAAAGTATGCCGAAATTGTAAAGGAGGAAGAGGTTGTTGGTGATTATTACTTAAGAGCTGCAGAGCTTGCCTATTACAATCAAGATGAACAGGCACAAGCTCTTGTTGAGGATGCAGCCAGGATAGAGCAGAATGTCAAAGAAATTAAAGGAACGAGCTTAGCAGCAATCATTCCAGACTTAAGAGACACACAAGGCCTTATACAGTTCATTATCAAGATAATAATCTCACTAGCAGCAATATACATTTCAAAAAGGCTTCTCGGTTCGTTTGGTGCAATGATAGTCACAATACTAATCGTGATTTGGTGGATAGGCCCAATGTTTGGAATACACTTGTGAGGTGATTTGAATGGATAGGCAAGCTCTCCTCTCCAATTTGTTTTATAGGATCTTTATTGTTGGGGTAATGGCAGGGTTAGCCTGGTATGCTCAAAAACACAGTCTCACAGTTGCTGACTTCAACGCAGCCTATGCGAGGATTCCACTTGCAGTCGTACTCATTGCAACAATATTCGACTACTACCTTGATACTGGCACCCTCTACAGAAAGTTGTGGGGTAAAAGAAACGGAGGGCCTTTACTCGCAATTGGAACTGCTGGAATATTCTTCATTACAATGGTTTGGCTAATTGCAGGCTCAATAACACTAAACCTTGGAACAGTAAGCCCACATGCAGTTATTGCAGCTGGAATGCTGTCATTACTAGCACTATTACCAAAAACTGGAACTACTGAAATCGGCCTTCTGTATTACATTGCAACACAAATCGTTACTGGATTTGAATATTTCACGATTCTCCCGGGGGTGATGTTCTGATGCAAGCCCCACGTAAGTTAAAGAGTGCGAATTATTTGATAAAAATAGTTATTGTGGCGGCA
The window above is part of the Pyrococcus sp. NA2 genome. Proteins encoded here:
- a CDS encoding glycine zipper domain-containing protein, which encodes MPFHLFLRRKREKNKEEKEEEKKERKGGRKKAIASIAIMLMLLVSVYAEPVSAGWFDGVKEKVGNFVNTLKNNVLGGGVGALAGAKAGASIGALIGGPIGAAIGALIGGIVGYVVGANIEQKIKDKVCNSALGKFLCTSKTEEEKDFMRFIDTGKNVTLANFTDDHYIRKSLVRNLTREADVAAFQDLQLLVSKLRSGMISYDFQASGDSGEFSEIELRGPEKIYGFSAFPIELRLKPRGNSEVKDPVCITSVRIYVKDTNGSIYWTRTWKFEKDKECLEPPTSTVWTFSTILKGPDPYSGYIDYILNGQANEQLINEIFSAKPQEFEIVAEVSGYRKIYYDDGSGNWTFDHDEPIHAVFTSLSAYRHIGGGTYVISGFAGSLPVYYQDAPEASEFTAFQMKAAGASSNLVARLWSSPIHILSATSPYRVYIQGNPGYFGGLDPKIIDEARIVVYRITKDGHWELAAALPLDGVASLGDLSTGKLLQGSVTYHADNNTVSYRAFVAIKAFVSRDDGANIPIWVLVEPAIAPVDPTRKVVMDRYIEEIGDLVGDKSITLEEAQRLKAIGDSLISSLQSKIDVAQYWKEKGEAENKDLVVEYASKAIYHYKEAIKYAEKLKSADNSQDVLKYAEIVKEEEVVGDYYLRAAELAYYNQDEQAQALVEDAARIEQNVKEIKGTSLAAIIPDLRDTQGLIQFIIKIIISLAAIYISKRLLGSFGAMIVTILIVIWWIGPMFGIHL